The Salvia miltiorrhiza cultivar Shanhuang (shh) chromosome 1, IMPLAD_Smil_shh, whole genome shotgun sequence genome has a window encoding:
- the LOC131008594 gene encoding uncharacterized protein LOC131008594 has product MRRTRSAGNEDLLFNKEIERLVRLNNANRRRAEQEAQARERHLEAEREMAENPERQNDNNNNRTLRDMMFPSNLNLRPSAIVLPEITGNWELKHTLIQILPKYSDMPGEDPQRHLQDFEMACGTVRTASPALGEYIRLLTFPFSLLEGAREWLYDLPEGSIRTWQELQSKFLERYFPAARIQNLRTRISNIKMGTGEILYEYWGRFKQMLAKCPQHQIPDHDLIRYFVGGLRRQDRQWLHAACGGSILNKSAAEAFKLIADMAEESRDEEGTIVSTTPVPASSAQDEKLDKLCNMFEKFMTNQGTPNQGIPNIQKPVKLGENNGGQNQKPFEPYRQQYNNQGWRQHENLRYGNNNFLGPNQGQTSNPPQYSQQPQQGRGSSLSELVHQMAQQQMKFQQETEKFIMETRG; this is encoded by the exons ATGCGTCGTACTAGGAGTGCAGGGAATGAAGACCTTTTGTTCAACAAGGAGATTGAGCGACTTGTCCGACTGAACAACGCTAACAGACGTAGGGCAGAACAAGAGGCACAGGCAAGAGAGAGACATttagaagcagagagagagatggcagaaAATCCGGAACGACAGAatgacaacaacaacaacaggaCCCTTCGAGACATGATGTTCCCAAGCAACCTGAATCTCAGGCCGTCAGCAATAGTGTTACCCgagatcactggaaattgggagTTGAAGCATACACTAATCCAAATTTTGCCCAagtacagtgatatgcccggagaAGACCCTCAAAGGCATTTACAAGACTTTGAGATGGCGTGTGGAACAGTGCGCACCGCAAGTCCAGCCCTTGGCGAGTACATCCGACTCCTCACTTTTCCGTTCTCTCTATTAGAAggagcgagggagtggttgtaCGATTTGCCCGAAGGAAGCATTCGGACCTGGCAAGAGCTGCAGAGCAAGTTTTTAGAGCGATACTTCCCAGCCGCCCGAATCCAGAATTTGAGGACTCGAATAAGTAACATCAAAATGGGGACGGGAGAAATCCTCTATGAATACTGGGGAAGGTTCAAGCAGATGttggccaaatgcccacaacaccaaATACCGGATCATGATCTTATTCGGTATTTCGTGGGAGGACTCCGAAGACAAGATAGACAATGGTTACACGCTGCATGTGGAGGATCGATCTTAAACAAATCTGCAGCGGAAGCTTTCAAGCTCATAGCCGACATGGCAGAGGAATCGAGAGATGAGGAAGGGACTATAGTCAGTACTACTCCGGTGCCGGCTTCTTCTGCCCAAGATGAAAAGTTGGACAAGCTCTGCAACATGTTCGAGAAATTTATGACGAATCAAGGAACACCCAATCAAGGGATTCCCAACATTCAGAAGCCTGTGAAG CTAGGAGAAAACAACGGAGGGCAGAACCAGAAACCTTTTGAGCCCTACAGGCAGCAGTACAACAATCAAGGATGGAGGCAACATGAGAACCTTAGGTACGGCAACAACAACTTTTTGGGGCCAAACCAAGGACAGACGAGTAACCCACCACAATActcgcaacaacctcaacaggGAAGAGGATCCTCCCTATCAGAGCTCGTGCATCAAATGGCCCAACAACAAATGAAGTTCCAGCAAGAGACCGAAAAGTTCATAATGGAGACGAGAGGATGA